In one Terriglobia bacterium genomic region, the following are encoded:
- a CDS encoding cytochrome b/b6 domain-containing protein — MRAMRIAALVVSVLILAAGTAAGEKEDQACLECHGQAGMKTEGGRNISVDPAKHRASMHGILACRDCHTTLREYPHPAKVPRVKCATCHAEESSDVPKSIHGLLGGQACRSCHGDVHELAAGAQVAPGKCAECHRQEVRELQESAHGRAAKSGDPDAPGCASCHGAVHRILAFSEAGAPVAKKNLPDTCAKCHSNKEFLSRHQIPLAHPVEAYRHSVHARAVQAGKNAASCSDCHGSHGIAAGREARAPINHWNVVATCGRCHSAIAKSYLASVHGQAMQAGVRDAPVCTDCHGEHNILSPLDAGSLVNAARVSMDTCARCHSDERLAERYNLARDRVPSYADSFHGLAMRQGSQTVANCSSCHGVHDIFRSSDPRSTVNPANLAKTCGHCHAGAGEKFAIGPVHVQTGSGPAHPVVQWIRWIYWVLIPLTLGFMVAHNGVDLLSKLVRRRPRHEGPQQALRMNFYFRVAHWGVMLSFPTLVLTGFALKYPGKWWAQPLLLWESHVAFRGTLHRLAAVVLVAATLYHCVHLAVNRRDRAFLKAMLPRFRDFTDLVDVFRYNRGLTTEEPKFTKFNYAEKMEYWAFLWGTAVMTFSGLVLWFNNFTLRYFPKWVLDAATAVHFYEALLATFSILLWHFYMVIFDPVVYPMDLAWLHGKVPAEHYRHTRPGYYRALMAAGLVRNPSGPAEPAAAAETEPEEVKNPPEQG, encoded by the coding sequence ATGCGCGCAATGCGAATAGCGGCGCTGGTCGTGAGCGTGCTGATCCTGGCGGCGGGCACGGCGGCCGGGGAAAAAGAGGACCAGGCCTGCCTGGAGTGCCACGGCCAGGCGGGAATGAAGACCGAGGGCGGAAGAAACATTTCCGTCGATCCGGCCAAGCACCGGGCCAGCATGCACGGCATCCTGGCGTGCCGGGACTGCCACACGACGCTGCGCGAGTATCCGCATCCAGCGAAGGTCCCGCGGGTGAAATGCGCGACGTGCCACGCCGAGGAAAGCTCCGACGTGCCCAAAAGCATACACGGCCTGCTGGGCGGGCAGGCCTGCCGATCCTGCCATGGCGATGTGCACGAACTGGCGGCGGGGGCCCAGGTGGCGCCGGGGAAGTGCGCGGAATGTCATCGGCAAGAAGTCCGCGAGCTGCAGGAAAGCGCGCACGGGCGGGCGGCGAAGTCCGGCGATCCGGACGCGCCGGGATGCGCGAGCTGCCACGGAGCGGTCCACCGGATACTGGCTTTCAGCGAAGCGGGCGCGCCAGTGGCGAAGAAGAATCTGCCGGACACCTGCGCCAAGTGCCACAGCAACAAGGAGTTTCTCTCACGGCACCAGATTCCCTTAGCGCATCCCGTGGAAGCCTACCGGCATAGCGTGCACGCGCGCGCGGTGCAGGCCGGGAAGAACGCGGCAAGCTGCTCGGATTGCCACGGCAGCCACGGCATCGCGGCGGGGCGCGAGGCGCGCGCGCCGATCAACCACTGGAACGTGGTGGCTACCTGCGGACGGTGCCACAGCGCCATCGCGAAGAGCTATCTGGCGAGTGTCCACGGGCAGGCCATGCAGGCGGGGGTGCGCGACGCTCCGGTGTGCACGGATTGCCACGGCGAGCACAACATTCTTTCTCCGCTGGATGCGGGGTCGCTGGTGAACGCGGCGCGGGTGTCGATGGATACGTGCGCGCGGTGCCACAGCGACGAGCGCCTGGCCGAGCGCTACAACCTGGCGAGGGACCGCGTGCCGTCGTATGCCGACAGCTTCCACGGGCTGGCCATGCGCCAGGGCTCGCAGACGGTGGCCAACTGCTCGTCGTGCCACGGCGTGCACGATATCTTCCGCTCGAGCGATCCGCGCTCCACGGTGAATCCCGCGAACCTGGCGAAAACTTGCGGCCACTGCCACGCGGGCGCGGGGGAAAAATTCGCGATCGGGCCGGTGCACGTGCAGACGGGAAGCGGGCCGGCACATCCGGTGGTGCAGTGGATCCGTTGGATCTACTGGGTGCTGATCCCGCTGACGCTGGGATTCATGGTGGCGCACAACGGAGTGGACCTGCTGTCGAAACTGGTGCGGCGGCGCCCGCGGCACGAGGGCCCGCAGCAGGCGCTGCGCATGAATTTCTACTTTCGCGTGGCGCACTGGGGAGTGATGCTCAGCTTCCCGACGCTGGTGCTCACGGGGTTCGCACTCAAGTATCCCGGAAAATGGTGGGCGCAGCCGCTGCTGCTGTGGGAGAGCCACGTGGCCTTTCGCGGCACGCTGCACCGGCTGGCGGCGGTGGTGCTGGTGGCGGCGACGCTGTACCACTGCGTGCACCTGGCGGTGAACCGGCGCGACCGCGCCTTCCTGAAGGCCATGCTGCCGCGCTTCCGGGACTTCACCGATCTCGTGGACGTCTTCCGCTACAACCGGGGCCTGACCACGGAAGAGCCGAAATTCACGAAATTCAATTACGCGGAGAAGATGGAATACTGGGCGTTTCTGTGGGGTACGGCGGTGATGACGTTCTCGGGCCTTGTGCTGTGGTTTAACAACTTCACGCTGCGCTATTTCCCGAAGTGGGTGCTGGATGCGGCCACGGCGGTGCACTTCTACGAGGCGCTGCTGGCCACGTTCTCGATTCTGCTGTGGCACTTCTACATGGTCATCTTCGACCCGGTGGTCTATCCCATGGACCTCGCGTGGCTGCACGGCAAGGTTCCCGCGGAGCATTACCGCCACACGCGGCCGGGCTACTACCGCGCGCTGATGGCCGCGGGGCTGGTGCGCAACCCTTCTGGTCCGGCGGAACCCGCAGCGGCTGCGGAGACGGAGCCGGAGGAAGTGAAGAACCCGCCGGAACAGGGATAG
- a CDS encoding tryptophanase — translation MAIRTIIEPFRIKSIEAIHGTTREERRRLIEAAGYNLFLVAADAILIDLLTDSGTSAMSTEQWAAMMRGDESYAGSSSFGRFRESVQGIFGFRHVIPTHQGRAAERILFTVMCKKGDVVPNNTHFDTTRANCEYAGAEALDLPIPEAKEPARVLPFKGNMDTAKLTETIARVGAKRIPLVMLTVTNNSGGGQPVSMANIRAVKEICAWHGIPLYIDACRFAENAYFIKLREPGYAEKTPRAIAQEMFSLADGCTMSAKKDGLANIGGFLCTNDDLLAQQEKDLLILTEGFPTYGGLAGRDLEAIAVGLNEALEEVYLKYRIASTAFLGNHIASEGVPIMQPPGGHAIYLDARAFLPHIPLEQFPGVALAVELYLEGGIRSVEIGRLMFGEHATMDLVRLAIPRRVYTQSHIEYVVEVILDVWRRRGEIRGYEVTQQAPFLRHFTARLRPLAG, via the coding sequence ATGGCCATTCGAACGATCATTGAACCCTTTCGCATCAAGAGCATCGAGGCGATCCACGGCACGACGCGGGAAGAGCGGCGGCGGCTGATCGAAGCGGCGGGTTACAACCTGTTTTTAGTGGCGGCGGACGCGATCCTGATCGATCTGCTGACGGATTCGGGAACGTCGGCGATGTCCACGGAGCAGTGGGCGGCGATGATGCGCGGCGACGAAAGCTATGCAGGCTCTTCGAGCTTCGGGCGCTTCCGCGAATCGGTGCAGGGGATCTTCGGCTTCCGGCATGTGATCCCGACGCACCAGGGGCGCGCGGCGGAACGGATTTTGTTCACGGTGATGTGCAAGAAGGGCGACGTGGTGCCCAATAACACGCATTTCGACACCACGCGGGCGAACTGCGAATACGCCGGAGCGGAGGCGCTGGACCTGCCGATCCCGGAAGCGAAGGAGCCGGCGCGGGTGCTGCCCTTCAAGGGCAACATGGATACGGCCAAGCTCACGGAAACCATCGCGCGCGTGGGCGCGAAGCGCATTCCGCTGGTGATGCTCACGGTGACCAACAATTCCGGCGGCGGGCAACCCGTCTCGATGGCCAACATCCGCGCGGTGAAGGAGATCTGCGCGTGGCACGGCATTCCGCTGTATATCGACGCCTGCCGCTTCGCGGAAAACGCCTACTTCATCAAGCTGCGCGAGCCAGGCTACGCGGAGAAAACGCCGCGGGCGATCGCCCAGGAGATGTTTTCCCTTGCCGACGGCTGCACCATGTCCGCGAAAAAGGACGGCCTGGCGAATATCGGCGGTTTCCTGTGCACCAACGATGACCTCCTGGCGCAGCAGGAGAAAGACCTGCTCATCCTCACGGAAGGCTTTCCCACCTACGGCGGGCTGGCCGGGCGGGACCTGGAAGCGATTGCCGTGGGTTTGAACGAGGCGCTGGAAGAGGTGTACCTGAAATACCGCATCGCGTCCACGGCCTTTCTTGGCAACCACATCGCCAGCGAGGGCGTGCCCATTATGCAGCCGCCGGGCGGCCATGCGATTTACCTGGATGCGCGGGCGTTTCTGCCGCACATTCCGCTGGAGCAGTTTCCGGGCGTGGCCCTGGCGGTGGAGCTGTATCTGGAAGGCGGGATCCGTTCCGTGGAGATCGGGCGGCTGATGTTTGGCGAGCACGCCACGATGGATCTGGTGCGCCTGGCGATTCCGCGGCGCGTGTACACACAGAGCCACATCGAGTACGTGGTGGAAGTGATCCTGGACGTGTGGCGGCGGCGCGGGGAGATCCGCGGCTATGAGGTGACGCAGCAGGCGCCGTTTCTGCGGCACTTCACGGCGCGACTGCGGCCGCTGGCGGGATGA
- a CDS encoding transketolase yields MNPLEKHQGQRGPRLSVQELQAAAAEMRAMNLVSIYAAGSGHPGGTLSVMDLAAALYLRVLNHDPGDPNWAERDRVFWSAGHKAPALYVALGRAGYFPLDDVVLLRQLGSGFEGHPNWLKVPGVEISSGSLGQGLGAAVGDALAGKLRGSGYRVYALMGDGEQQEGSIWEAAMAAAHHRLDNLCAIVDRNRLQIDGWVKDVMNVEPLAEKYAAFGWNVMEIDGHDMEGILRAFESARAVEGRPTVILANTVKGKGVSFMENEAGWHGVAPNKEQFERALPELLAPEFPRARVEALLARAAENARRVAQEAKDSVPKFSRDYWWNAGQAMKAEMDPTRMGFGRGLERAGEDPRVVTLHADISGSIRITDFEAKHPERKNRVFSVGIAEQNMMSVAAGLAREGLIPVTGTYGVFASGRAWDQIRTTICYSNLNVKIAGAHGGISVGPDGATHQSLEEISLMSILPNMHVAVPCDSVETEKATRHCLLEVAGPCYLRFAREATPVVSTAETPYRFGVANVIRYRGAQPRFLDAFETIAGPEYKNEGEDATIVACGPMVAEAMRAAWLLKEEYGMETRVVNVHTVKPLDVATLARAAEETQVVVTAEEHQTGGFGNLVAGAMLRHRADFRLPLQLAMVGVADRFGVSGKPWELVQSFGLTGEHLARRVTELLEQMQESLDAAEREEATFQCARCGAAITVSELASEFLQPAGEDCADCQRRAPELCIQCHVQWARINENYTCFCRECRESTVLC; encoded by the coding sequence ATGAATCCGCTCGAGAAGCACCAAGGGCAGCGCGGACCGCGCTTGAGTGTGCAGGAGTTGCAGGCGGCGGCTGCGGAAATGCGCGCCATGAACCTGGTGAGCATCTATGCCGCGGGATCGGGTCATCCGGGCGGCACGCTCTCGGTGATGGACCTTGCCGCGGCATTATACCTGCGCGTGCTGAATCACGATCCCGGCGATCCCAACTGGGCGGAGCGTGACCGCGTCTTCTGGTCCGCGGGACACAAGGCGCCGGCGCTGTACGTGGCGCTGGGGCGGGCGGGCTATTTCCCGCTGGACGATGTGGTGCTGCTGCGGCAGCTGGGCTCGGGATTCGAAGGCCATCCCAACTGGCTGAAGGTGCCGGGCGTGGAGATTTCCAGCGGGTCGCTGGGGCAGGGGCTGGGCGCGGCGGTGGGCGATGCGCTGGCGGGAAAGCTGCGCGGCAGCGGCTACCGCGTGTATGCGCTAATGGGCGACGGCGAGCAGCAGGAGGGGAGCATCTGGGAAGCGGCCATGGCCGCGGCGCATCACCGACTGGACAATCTCTGCGCCATCGTGGACCGGAACCGGCTGCAAATCGACGGCTGGGTGAAGGATGTGATGAACGTGGAGCCGCTGGCGGAAAAGTATGCGGCGTTCGGCTGGAACGTGATGGAGATCGACGGGCACGACATGGAGGGAATTCTGCGGGCGTTTGAGTCGGCGCGGGCGGTCGAGGGGCGTCCGACGGTGATTCTCGCGAACACGGTGAAGGGCAAAGGCGTCTCGTTCATGGAGAATGAGGCGGGCTGGCACGGCGTGGCGCCGAACAAGGAGCAGTTCGAACGGGCGCTGCCCGAGCTGCTCGCGCCGGAGTTTCCGCGCGCGCGGGTGGAGGCGCTGCTGGCGCGCGCGGCGGAAAATGCGCGCCGCGTGGCGCAGGAGGCCAAGGACAGCGTGCCCAAGTTCAGCCGGGACTACTGGTGGAACGCGGGCCAAGCGATGAAAGCGGAGATGGACCCGACGCGCATGGGATTCGGGCGCGGGCTGGAGCGCGCCGGGGAAGATCCGCGGGTGGTGACGCTGCACGCGGACATCTCCGGATCGATCCGCATCACGGATTTCGAGGCCAAGCATCCGGAGCGCAAGAACCGCGTCTTCAGCGTGGGCATCGCGGAACAGAACATGATGAGCGTGGCCGCGGGGCTGGCGCGGGAAGGGCTGATCCCGGTGACCGGAACCTACGGCGTATTCGCCTCCGGGCGCGCCTGGGATCAGATCCGCACGACCATCTGCTATTCGAATCTGAACGTGAAGATCGCCGGGGCGCACGGCGGGATCTCCGTGGGGCCGGACGGGGCCACGCACCAGTCGCTGGAAGAGATTTCGCTGATGAGCATCCTGCCGAACATGCACGTGGCGGTGCCATGCGATTCCGTGGAGACGGAAAAGGCCACGCGGCATTGCCTGCTAGAAGTGGCGGGGCCGTGCTACCTGCGTTTTGCGCGCGAGGCCACGCCGGTGGTGAGCACGGCGGAAACGCCGTACCGCTTCGGCGTCGCCAACGTCATCCGCTACCGCGGGGCGCAGCCGCGCTTTCTGGACGCCTTCGAAACCATTGCGGGGCCGGAGTACAAGAACGAAGGGGAGGACGCTACGATCGTGGCCTGCGGGCCGATGGTGGCGGAAGCGATGCGCGCCGCCTGGCTGCTGAAGGAAGAGTATGGGATGGAGACGCGGGTGGTGAACGTGCACACGGTGAAGCCGCTGGACGTGGCCACGCTGGCGCGCGCCGCGGAGGAGACGCAGGTGGTGGTGACGGCGGAAGAGCACCAGACGGGCGGCTTCGGGAACCTCGTGGCCGGCGCCATGCTGCGGCACCGCGCGGATTTCCGGCTGCCGCTGCAGCTGGCCATGGTGGGCGTCGCGGACCGTTTCGGGGTATCCGGAAAGCCCTGGGAGCTGGTGCAGAGCTTCGGCCTGACCGGCGAACATCTCGCGCGGCGCGTGACCGAGCTGCTGGAACAGATGCAGGAATCGCTGGACGCCGCGGAGCGCGAGGAAGCAACGTTTCAGTGCGCGCGCTGCGGCGCAGCCATTACCGTGAGCGAGCTGGCGAGTGAATTTCTGCAGCCGGCGGGGGAAGACTGCGCGGACTGCCAGCGGCGCGCGCCGGAGCTGTGCATCCAGTGCCACGTGCAGTGGGCGCGCATCAACGAGAACTACACCTGCTTCTGCCGGGAGTGCCGGGAGAGCACGGTGCTCTGCTGA
- a CDS encoding 2-oxoisovalerate dehydrogenase → MADQEVIFTVEEAPEGGYTARALGHAIFTQAETLEALRTMVRDAVACHFDEGKKPHVIRLHMVKDEVIPA, encoded by the coding sequence ATGGCCGACCAGGAAGTCATCTTTACTGTGGAAGAAGCCCCTGAAGGCGGCTACACGGCGCGTGCTCTGGGCCATGCGATCTTCACGCAGGCGGAAACGCTGGAAGCATTGCGCACGATGGTGCGCGATGCCGTGGCCTGCCACTTCGACGAGGGAAAGAAGCCGCACGTCATCCGGCTGCACATGGTCAAGGATGAGGTGATTCCGGCTTGA
- a CDS encoding type II toxin-antitoxin system HicA family toxin → MKLPRDLSGQELAHLLQKFGYEVSRQTGSHLRLTSNRKGHQHHVTVPAHHQLKLGTLSTILSEVAIYLESTKEQVAKELFGG, encoded by the coding sequence TTGAAGCTTCCGCGCGACCTTTCGGGTCAGGAACTCGCGCACCTCTTGCAGAAGTTCGGCTATGAAGTGAGCCGGCAGACCGGAAGCCACCTGCGCCTTACGTCCAACCGCAAAGGTCACCAGCACCACGTCACCGTCCCCGCACATCATCAATTGAAGCTCGGCACGTTGAGTACAATTCTTTCCGAAGTGGCCATCTACCTGGAAAGCACAAAAGAACAAGTCGCGAAAGAGCTCTTTGGCGGCTAG
- the asd gene encoding aspartate-semialdehyde dehydrogenase, whose amino-acid sequence MNRAPLAAGQRRWRAGVLGATGIVGQRLVHLLAQHPWFELAEVAASERSSGKRYADAVRWHLTEAIPEAARDLVVKDAAPPLACDFVFSGLDSSVAGPIEAAFARAGYPVVSNSKNYRMEPDVPLLIPEVNAAHLACIPVQKKNRGFERGLLVTNPNCSTAGLVLALKPLAAAFGLQQVFVVTMQAISGAGYPGVPSMDILGNVVPFISGEEEKMETEPQKLLGAWNGARFVDSAMCLSAHCNRVPVLDGHMESVSVQLKKKASVEEVRDVLRSFEVDAELASLPSAVRRPIVVLDEPDRPQPRRDSGAGNGMAAVVGRVRPCPLLDVKFTVLSHNLVRGAAGAALLNAELLAARGLLDGKKPARP is encoded by the coding sequence ATGAACCGCGCACCCTTGGCCGCGGGACAGCGCCGCTGGCGCGCCGGAGTTCTCGGCGCCACGGGCATCGTCGGCCAGCGCCTCGTCCACCTGCTCGCGCAGCATCCCTGGTTCGAGCTGGCGGAAGTCGCCGCCTCGGAGCGCTCCTCGGGGAAGCGCTACGCGGACGCCGTGCGCTGGCATCTTACCGAGGCGATCCCGGAAGCCGCCCGCGATCTCGTTGTGAAGGACGCCGCGCCACCGCTCGCTTGCGACTTCGTCTTCTCCGGCCTCGATTCCTCCGTCGCCGGGCCCATCGAGGCAGCCTTCGCCCGCGCGGGCTATCCCGTCGTCAGCAATTCCAAGAATTACCGCATGGAGCCGGACGTTCCGCTGCTCATTCCCGAAGTGAACGCCGCGCATCTCGCCTGCATCCCGGTGCAGAAGAAAAACCGCGGCTTCGAGCGCGGCTTGCTCGTCACCAATCCCAACTGCTCGACCGCCGGCCTCGTTCTCGCGCTCAAACCGCTGGCCGCCGCTTTCGGCCTCCAGCAGGTTTTCGTGGTGACCATGCAAGCCATTTCCGGCGCCGGCTATCCCGGCGTGCCCTCGATGGACATTCTCGGCAATGTGGTCCCGTTCATCAGCGGCGAAGAAGAAAAGATGGAGACCGAGCCGCAGAAGCTGCTCGGTGCGTGGAACGGCGCGCGCTTCGTGGATTCCGCCATGTGCCTCAGCGCGCACTGCAACCGCGTCCCGGTCCTCGACGGCCACATGGAAAGCGTCTCGGTCCAGCTGAAGAAGAAGGCTTCCGTGGAGGAGGTGCGCGACGTGTTGCGCTCGTTCGAAGTCGACGCCGAGCTGGCGTCACTCCCCAGTGCCGTGCGCCGCCCCATCGTCGTCCTCGACGAACCCGACCGCCCGCAGCCCCGCCGCGACTCCGGCGCCGGCAACGGCATGGCCGCTGTCGTCGGCCGCGTCCGCCCGTGCCCCTTGCTCGACGTGAAATTCACCGTGCTCTCGCACAACCTCGTGCGCGGTGCCGCCGGTGCCGCCCTGCTCAACGCCGAGCTCCTCGCCGCCCGCGGCCTCCTCGACGGCAAGAAACCGGCTAGGCCCTAG
- a CDS encoding aspartate kinase, producing MSLENAEELFVAGRSFAPADRDEVPVRGAAHPNGALVAFKFGGSSVAGAGRIRHAAGLVRDAARTTRVAVVVSAMKGVTDRLLAVAQLLADGSFAAARREAEAVLQLHLDVLRDLQLPEAGHARVRRELHLLGRDLLHEVPLRGPLAASAEFFDRLASFGERFSARLFAAALEKAGIAAVPVASSDFVLTCDTFRDAKPHLQETRERGRAILLPLLEDGIVPVVTGFLGATPDGRITTLGRNSSDFSGALIAHTLDAGELVIWTDVDGIFTANPHESAEAKLLHEMSYDEAHALAASGAKVLHPHVLPLAEETEMTVWVRNTFNPQLRGTRIGPSVANDPAQAGGAA from the coding sequence ATGAGTCTCGAGAACGCAGAGGAACTGTTCGTTGCCGGCCGCAGCTTCGCCCCGGCGGATCGGGACGAGGTGCCAGTGCGGGGCGCCGCACACCCGAACGGCGCGCTGGTCGCCTTCAAATTCGGCGGTAGCTCGGTGGCCGGCGCCGGACGTATCCGCCATGCCGCAGGCCTGGTCCGCGACGCGGCCCGAACCACCCGCGTCGCCGTGGTCGTCTCTGCGATGAAGGGCGTCACCGACCGCCTGCTGGCCGTCGCGCAATTGCTGGCCGACGGAAGCTTCGCCGCGGCGCGCCGGGAAGCTGAGGCCGTGCTCCAGCTGCATCTCGACGTCCTGCGCGATCTCCAGCTCCCGGAGGCCGGCCACGCACGCGTCCGCCGCGAGCTCCACCTGCTCGGCCGCGACCTGCTTCATGAAGTGCCGCTCCGCGGCCCTCTGGCCGCCAGCGCCGAGTTCTTCGATCGCCTGGCCTCTTTCGGCGAGCGCTTCAGCGCGCGGCTCTTCGCTGCCGCTCTGGAAAAGGCCGGCATCGCCGCGGTGCCCGTGGCCTCTTCCGATTTCGTGCTGACCTGTGACACCTTCCGCGACGCCAAACCCCATTTGCAGGAGACCCGCGAGCGCGGCCGCGCCATCCTTCTTCCGCTGCTCGAAGACGGCATCGTGCCCGTGGTCACCGGCTTCCTCGGTGCCACGCCCGACGGGCGCATCACCACGCTCGGCCGCAACAGCTCCGATTTTTCCGGCGCGCTCATCGCCCACACCCTGGACGCCGGCGAGCTCGTCATCTGGACCGACGTGGACGGCATCTTCACCGCCAATCCCCATGAGTCCGCCGAAGCGAAGCTGCTGCACGAGATGAGCTACGACGAAGCGCACGCTCTCGCCGCCAGCGGCGCCAAAGTCCTTCATCCGCACGTTCTGCCACTTGCCGAGGAGACCGAAATGACCGTCTGGGTACGCAATACCTTCAATCCGCAACTCCGCGGCACGCGCATCGGGCCTTCCGTTGCAAATGACCCGGCGCAGGCCGGAGGTGCGGCATGA
- a CDS encoding energy transducer TonB has product MPMKAHFQARSLLVKASFLFALSLAGTAVYGQQARKAIVKFTPEYPELARRMQLSGAVKVEVTIAPNGQVKSTKVIGGHPLLVAAVTSAVQRWKFSPGNAETSQTLEFDFHP; this is encoded by the coding sequence TTGCCGATGAAAGCCCACTTTCAAGCGCGAAGTCTGTTGGTGAAAGCTTCTTTCTTGTTCGCGCTCAGCTTGGCCGGAACCGCTGTTTACGGACAGCAAGCTCGAAAAGCGATCGTCAAGTTCACGCCGGAGTACCCCGAGCTGGCGCGCAGAATGCAGTTGTCCGGCGCGGTGAAAGTGGAAGTGACAATCGCGCCGAACGGCCAGGTCAAAAGCACGAAGGTGATTGGCGGGCATCCGTTGCTGGTGGCCGCGGTGACTTCCGCGGTGCAAAGGTGGAAGTTTTCGCCCGGCAATGCGGAAACCTCGCAAACACTGGAATTCGATTTCCATCCTTGA
- a CDS encoding PAS domain S-box protein: MKMPLRFSVMNEGNARRAAVYLAITLLWRSLLVVFVAEFAVMILLRFLLGLPIGVAAALLDCALLSIFVLPVLYVVILRPVTVMATEQAASAAELRFDSIARMVRDGILIFGFKRKIRFANPAVEQMFGYAPGSLLGADMESLMPGDVAKEFRENMERQRTGGRNPVIGGGPQEFPGKRKNGELFLIELSVDAITTASTQPHFVVVIRDITERRRAEEASRESERKLRQILEALPVAVRIVQAGKVVFANPADAHLHGYGSPEEEIGAAISAFVAEEERDKVLGYSQERERGGEAPRWHETRARRREGTVFPVEVTAERILYAGAPAGLVVIRDLTERERLHMLEQVLPVCCVCGKIRDDSGVEHGKGTWGRLDDYVARHSNVQVSHGFCPECYREYRKKEGLS; this comes from the coding sequence ATGAAGATGCCTTTGCGGTTTTCAGTGATGAACGAAGGGAACGCGCGGCGCGCGGCCGTCTACTTGGCCATCACTCTCCTCTGGCGCAGCTTGCTGGTGGTCTTTGTTGCCGAGTTCGCGGTGATGATCCTGCTCCGCTTTTTGCTGGGGCTTCCGATTGGTGTCGCAGCAGCCCTCCTCGATTGCGCCCTGCTTTCCATTTTTGTCTTGCCTGTCTTATACGTGGTTATCCTTCGCCCCGTCACCGTGATGGCTACCGAGCAGGCGGCCTCTGCCGCCGAACTGCGCTTTGATTCGATTGCCCGGATGGTGCGCGACGGCATCCTTATTTTCGGCTTCAAGCGCAAGATCCGCTTCGCCAACCCCGCGGTCGAGCAGATGTTCGGGTACGCACCGGGCTCCCTGCTCGGGGCCGATATGGAATCCTTGATGCCCGGCGACGTAGCCAAAGAGTTCCGAGAAAACATGGAACGCCAGCGAACCGGAGGCCGGAATCCTGTGATCGGGGGAGGCCCACAGGAGTTTCCCGGGAAGCGCAAGAACGGCGAGCTGTTTCTCATCGAGTTGTCGGTGGACGCCATTACGACAGCCAGCACGCAGCCTCATTTCGTCGTCGTCATCCGCGACATTACCGAGCGCCGGCGGGCGGAGGAGGCATCGCGGGAGAGTGAGCGGAAGCTGCGGCAGATTCTGGAAGCGCTGCCGGTGGCGGTGCGCATCGTGCAAGCGGGCAAAGTCGTTTTTGCCAATCCTGCCGACGCACATTTGCATGGCTACGGGAGTCCCGAGGAGGAAATCGGAGCCGCGATCTCTGCTTTTGTGGCCGAGGAAGAGCGGGACAAGGTCCTCGGATATTCCCAGGAGCGCGAGCGGGGTGGAGAAGCACCCCGGTGGCATGAGACCCGCGCCAGGCGCCGCGAGGGAACCGTCTTTCCCGTGGAGGTCACCGCCGAGCGCATCCTTTATGCGGGGGCGCCCGCCGGCCTCGTGGTAATACGCGACCTGACCGAACGGGAGCGTCTCCACATGCTCGAGCAAGTCCTGCCGGTCTGCTGCGTCTGCGGCAAAATCCGTGACGATAGCGGCGTAGAGCACGGCAAGGGCACCTGGGGCCGGCTCGATGATTACGTGGCGCGGCACTCCAATGTCCAGGTAAGCCACGGGTTTTGTCCGGAGTGCTACCGGGAGTATCGGAAGAAGGAAGGGCTTTCTTAG
- a CDS encoding dimethylargininase, giving the protein MLTAITRAVSPALTRCELSFISRQPIDLEKARAQHRAYEQLLEKLGARVVSLPALPDLPDSMFVEDPAIVLDELAVILPLGTESRRREAASLALALAKFRKLEYVRLPGIMEGGDILRIGRKLYAGLSTRTSTEGLRQLAAILAPHGYEVTAVPVTGCLHLKSAVTCLGRNTLLANRAWFDPAPLAGYQWIDVSPEEPHAANALVLGETVIFPASFPKTQARIEARGFRVIPLDIAELQKAESGLTCSCLLFDAPSL; this is encoded by the coding sequence ATGCTTACCGCCATCACCCGGGCCGTCAGCCCCGCGCTCACCCGCTGCGAGCTCTCCTTCATCTCGCGCCAGCCCATTGACCTCGAAAAAGCCCGCGCGCAGCACCGCGCCTACGAGCAGCTTCTCGAGAAACTCGGCGCGCGGGTCGTCTCCCTGCCCGCCCTGCCCGATCTTCCGGACTCCATGTTCGTCGAAGACCCGGCCATCGTGCTCGACGAGCTGGCGGTGATCCTGCCCCTGGGCACGGAGTCGCGCCGCCGCGAAGCCGCCAGCCTGGCGCTGGCCCTCGCGAAGTTCCGCAAGCTCGAATATGTCCGGCTGCCCGGCATCATGGAAGGCGGCGACATCCTGCGCATCGGCCGCAAACTCTATGCCGGCCTTTCCACGCGCACCAGCACCGAAGGCCTCCGCCAACTCGCCGCCATCCTCGCCCCGCACGGCTACGAAGTCACCGCCGTGCCGGTGACCGGCTGCCTGCACCTGAAGTCCGCGGTCACCTGCCTCGGCCGCAATACCCTGCTCGCCAATCGCGCCTGGTTCGATCCCGCGCCCCTGGCCGGCTACCAGTGGATCGACGTCTCGCCGGAGGAACCCCACGCCGCCAACGCTCTGGTCCTCGGCGAAACAGTGATTTTTCCCGCCTCCTTCCCCAAAACCCAGGCGCGCATCGAGGCTCGGGGGTTCCGCGTCATCCCGCTGGACATCGCTGAACTGCAGAAGGCCGAATCCGGCCTGACCTGCTCCTGCCTGCTCTTCGACGCCCCTTCATTGTGA